The following coding sequences lie in one Maylandia zebra isolate NMK-2024a linkage group LG14, Mzebra_GT3a, whole genome shotgun sequence genomic window:
- the LOC101470462 gene encoding fibroblast growth factor 12 isoform X1, translating into MAAAIASSLIRQKRQARESNSDKVATNKRRSSPSKDPRSLCERHIFSVFSKVRFCSGKKRPVRRKPEPQLKGIVTRLFSEQGFFLQMQPEGAISGTKDENSDYTLFNLIPVGLRVVAIQGVKAALYVAMNAEGFLYTSDVFTPECKFKESVFENYYVIYSSTMYRQHESGRAWFLGLNKEGIIMKGNRVKKTKPCSHFVPRPIEVCMYKEPSLHELEEKLLKSSRSPTMNSEERARSLEREQRAAESSTEREAS; encoded by the exons ATGGCGGCGGCTATCGCCAGCTCCCTGATCAGACAGAAGCGCCAGGCCCGCGAGTCCAACAGCGACAAAGTCGCCACTAACAAGCGACGCTCAAGTCCCAGTAAAGACCCGAGGTCTCTGTGTGAGCGACACATCTTCAGCGTCTTTAGCAAAGTTCGCTTCTGCAGCGGAAAGAAAAGACCAGTACGCCGGAAACCAG AGCCGCAGCTGAAGGGCATCGTGACGCGCCTCTTCAGCGAGCAGGGCTTCTTCCTGCAGATGCAGCCCGAAGGAGCCATCAGCGGCACCAAGGACGAGAACAGCGACTACA CTCTGTTTAACCTGATCCCAGTAGGTTTGAGGGTCGTGGCCATCCAGGGAGTGAAGGCCGCGCTGTACGTGGCCATGAACGCCGAGGGATTCCTCTACACATCT GATGTGTTCACACCAGAGTGCAAGTTCAAGGAGTCGGTCTTTGAAAACTACTACGTCATCTACTCGTCCACCATGTATCGGCAGCACGAGTCGGGCCGGGCTTGGTTCCTGGGCCTCAATAAGGAAGGAATCATCATGAAGGGAAACCGAGTGAAGAAAACCAAACCGTGCTCACACTTTGTCCCCAGACCCATCGAAG TCTGCATGTATAAGGAGCCGTCGCTGCACGAGCTCGAGGAGAAGCTGCTGAAGTCCTCGAGGAGCCCGACGATGAACAGCGAGGAGCGGGCGAGGAGCCTGGAGAGGGAGCAGCGGGCAGCGGAGTCCTCCACAGAACGAGAGGCGTCGTAG
- the LOC101470462 gene encoding fibroblast growth factor 12 isoform X3 has product MELVKEKAPPEPQLKGIVTRLFSEQGFFLQMQPEGAISGTKDENSDYTLFNLIPVGLRVVAIQGVKAALYVAMNAEGFLYTSDVFTPECKFKESVFENYYVIYSSTMYRQHESGRAWFLGLNKEGIIMKGNRVKKTKPCSHFVPRPIEVCMYKEPSLHELEEKLLKSSRSPTMNSEERARSLEREQRAAESSTEREAS; this is encoded by the exons AGCCGCAGCTGAAGGGCATCGTGACGCGCCTCTTCAGCGAGCAGGGCTTCTTCCTGCAGATGCAGCCCGAAGGAGCCATCAGCGGCACCAAGGACGAGAACAGCGACTACA CTCTGTTTAACCTGATCCCAGTAGGTTTGAGGGTCGTGGCCATCCAGGGAGTGAAGGCCGCGCTGTACGTGGCCATGAACGCCGAGGGATTCCTCTACACATCT GATGTGTTCACACCAGAGTGCAAGTTCAAGGAGTCGGTCTTTGAAAACTACTACGTCATCTACTCGTCCACCATGTATCGGCAGCACGAGTCGGGCCGGGCTTGGTTCCTGGGCCTCAATAAGGAAGGAATCATCATGAAGGGAAACCGAGTGAAGAAAACCAAACCGTGCTCACACTTTGTCCCCAGACCCATCGAAG TCTGCATGTATAAGGAGCCGTCGCTGCACGAGCTCGAGGAGAAGCTGCTGAAGTCCTCGAGGAGCCCGACGATGAACAGCGAGGAGCGGGCGAGGAGCCTGGAGAGGGAGCAGCGGGCAGCGGAGTCCTCCACAGAACGAGAGGCGTCGTAG